GCCCCACCACAAACCCGTAATTCAGGGCTTGCCAGGTATACTCCAGGCCCAGCTCCACGGCATCCTTCACAGTCAGCCCCTGCCCCAGCCCCACTGCACAGGCACTAGCCAGGGTACAGCCTGAGCCATGGTACTGCGCTGGCAAGCGTTCGCAAGGATACGCAAGCACTGTCTGGCCTTGCACATACAAACGGTTGACCACGTCGCCCGAATCAAGGTGCTCACCTTTCAGCAACACCGCCTTGCAACCCATTTGCAGCAAACGTGCACCTGCCTCATCCACGGTAACGGCGCCCGTGAAAGCCTGTGCCTCAGGCCAGTTCGGTGTCAACAAGTCAACTACAGGGAATAATTCATTTCTGAAACCATCGAACAAGGCCTGACCACCAAAGGAATCTCCGCGGCCAGAAGCACGCACCGGATCAACAACCAGCGGCACATTCGGCCACAATTGCTTGGCTCTCAGGACCGCAGCCACAGCCGCCACACTGCCAAGTACACCGGTTTTAATGGCGCTGGGCGCAATGCCGTCTTCCAGCAAAGCATGGAACTGATCGTCAATCCAGTCAGCCGCGCAAGCCTCAAAGCGCTTTACACCCACGGTGTTTTGCGCGGTCAGGCCAGTCAGCACGGTCAAAGGGTGAGCGCCCAGGGCAGCAATGGTGAGCGCATCGGCCTGCAAGCCAGCGCCAGCGGTGGGGTCTGACGCTGAAAATGTCAGCACCAGCGGTACGGTCTGTGTCATTCAAAACCCAAAAAAAACCGACAACCTTTGTAGTCGGCTGCCAAACTCAGTATTATCCACCCGTTGCAATTTTTTTTCTGGAAGTAGGTCAGAATGAATACTTGGATTTGTTTGATTTGCGGTTGGGTATACGATGAAGCCGCTGGCTTGCCTGAAGAAGGCATTGCGCCCGGTACCAAATGGGATGATGTTCCCCCAAACTGGGTTTGCCCGGAATGCGGTGCCCGCAAAGAAGATTTTGAGATGACTCAGATCTAAAAACCACACCCCATGGATCAATGACCGAACAAAAAACGGACCCTGCCCGCGCGTTTGAAGACCACGCTCCCACGCCGGTCAGGCCCAAGTTTGTTCGGCAACTGGGTCAATTTTCTGTTGGCCTGCTGATTGCCGCATCCCTGCTGCTGGTGGGAGCCCTGTATGCAAAAAACCAATCTGGCGCAATTCGCAATACCCAACTGAACCAGGTCAACCTGGTTGAAAGCCGCATTCAGCAGGAGTTGATCGCACTGAACGGCCCCATTGGTGAACCCCTTCAACCCCAAAGCCTCAAGGCTCTTCTCACGCTGGGCCAACAGGTAAGCCAGCAAAACCGGCACATTCAATGGTTTGGTGCCTTGCACAGCCAAACCTTGCAGGTCTTGCTGACACAGGCCATCGAGGCTTTGTCCCGCCCGGTTGCAGGCATCAATTCAAGCCCCGAAGTGCAACAACAACTGGAAGCGCAAGTTCGACTCGATGCGCTCCCAAAGTTGACCCAACTCAAGGCCCACATTGAGCGAGCCACCAATGGCTATCTTATTTTGCTGTTTGGGCTGGGGCTGCTTTTGGCTTTCATCGGCCTGATTCTTGGCTTTCACTGGTTTACCCATCAAAAAACACTCGCATTGAGCCGCCGAGTCCAAATGCTGAGCCGCGCACTGCACAGTCAACAACAGAACGATCAAAAACGTGAAGGCGCGCATGCCGCATTGGAAGGCGTGCTAAAAGCACTTAGCCAAAACCAGCAACTTGAACACCGTGGCACCCTGATGCAGATTGGCCAACAACTGGAGGAGCTCAACCAGAGCGGCCGGGCAGTGCTTCAGTTTGCAAAATCATTTCACCAGTTGTCCACACAAGGCACCCAAGTGGTGAAGTCAACGCTGAACAGCGAGCAGCGCAACATCAAGGCTGAAAGTCACATGGAAATCATGCAGGCCCAATTGGAAGGCTTGCGTTCCGACATTCGAAGCGCGGCGCAGGGCTTGCGCAAGGCAGGTGAGGTAAGCCGGCAATTGCTGGGGCGGCTGGACGCCACCCAAATGGAACTGACCCTGACCGAACCAGAGAACAATCGCCAGCTTCAGCAACTTGTGGAGCAAAGCCAACAGGCCTTGAAAGAGTCCATTGAAGGCTTGGTGCTGGCCAGCCAGAAAATCAACATGGGCCAGCACGAATCCGACAAACTGGCGGAATACATGGCGGTGAACCAGACCGCCTGGTCCAACCTGTTGAATCAGGTGGAGCAGGTGGCCGAGTCGGCTTCGCAGGAATCAGAAAACGCCTTGCGCCTGGCCAAGCGCCTTATGGACAAAAGCCAGCAGAACCCGCTGACCTTGCCAATCAATGCCAATCGGGATCAGGCAGCCAAAGCACCACCGCAACTGCTTCCCTGACCTGCGGTGCAACCGTAGCAATGGTCACCCACTACAACATCAATAGTGTCCAACGCATTGCGCGTCAAGTCACTCAGTGTCATTGCCTTGCCGCTTGAATCGCGCACCGGCCAGCCCAATTGCTGGTTAAAGTCGCAATCGTACAGCGTGCCTTCATAATCAATCGACACCAGGCTTCGGCACATCACCGCCGCCAGGTTGCTCTCACGATAAGCGCCCTTCAGCGTATTCATGTAGGTCTCGAACGTGCCCTTGCTAATCAAGGTGCTGCCAAAACGGGCAATCGGCATGTTGGTAATCGTGACCAAGCCGGTAAAGCGAATACCAAACTTCTCGAATAGCACCGCCTTGTAATCGGCTTCCAGCGCTTCTTGGGGCGGCGGCAACGCCGGCCCTTGCGGGTTGAAAACCAGGGTCAAGTTCAGTTTGTCGCCATAACCCAGTGCATTCAGTTTCTGAAGCCCTGCGATGCTGGCATCAAACACACCTTTGCCCCGTTGCTTGTCGACATTGTCTTCCAGGTAACAAGGCAGTGAGGCAAAAATTTCCACTTCATTGTCAGCCAGAAACTGCGCCAGGTCTTCATAACCGGGCTCGCTCAAAATGGTCAGGTTGCAGCGGTCAATCACATGCACACCCGCCTTGCGGGCGGCCACCACCAGGCGCTTGAAGCGCGGGTTCATCTCGGGCGCACCACCTGTCAGATCCAGTTTCTTGACCCAACCCTGGTTCATCAACACAATCAACTGGTCAATCTGTTCATCCTGCATCAACTCGGTCCGGTTGGGGCCGGCATTCACATGGCAGTGGGTGCAGCTTTGATTGCACAGATAACCCAGATTGACCTGAATGGTCTCCAGGTTCAAGCGCTTGACGCTTGGGAAGGTGGTACTTTTCAACAAATGAACGACTGAGTGCATGTAGGCTCCGGTTTCTGTGCGCCGCGCGGTTATTTCGTTTTGAGATAATGAGAGAATCAAGACTCTCGATCAAGGTCGTTGCGGTTTAATTATCGCGTTAATTCATAGTAACAAACTTACGGAACTTCATTCGCTCAAGCCATGATTCAAGTTACAGTCAACGGTGAAAATCGTGAAATGCCCGAGAACAGCACCGTGGCCCAACTGGTGGAAGCCCTTGAACTGACCGGCAAACGCATCGCCGTCGAATTGAACGGCGAGATTGTCCCAAAAAGCCAGCACGCGGCCACACCGATTCAGCCCGGTGCAAGCCTGGAAATCGTAGTGGCAGTGGGCGGCGGATAAATCCTCAGGAGCAGTACCCAATATGCAGAATACCCAAGACACATGGAAAGTCGGCAGTCGCGAATTCACCAGCCGTTTGCTGGTGGGCACCGGAAAATACGCCAGCCTGGACGAAACCCGCGAAGCCATTACAGAAAGCGGCGCTGAAATTGTCACTGTGGCCATTCGCCGTACCAACATTGGTCAAAACGCAGGCGAAGCCAGCCTGCTGGATTACATCCCACCCAGCCAGTTCACTTACCTCCCCAACTCTGCGGGCTGTTACACCGCCAAAGACGCAGTACGCACTCTGCGGCTGGGACGTGAACTTCTGGATGGCCACAACCTTTGCAAACTTGAAGTGCTGGGCGACCCCACCAACCTGTACCCCGACATGGAAGAAACCCTGATAGCTGCCAAAGAACTGGTGGCTGACGGTTTTGACGTCATGGTGTATTGCTCGGATGACCCAATTTACGCGCGCAAGCTGGAAGACGTGGGCTGCCTGGCCATCATGCCACTGGCCTCACTCATCGGTTCCGGCATGGGCATTTTAAACCCGTGGAACATCAACCTGATCCTTGAGAAGGCACAGGTGCCCGTGATTGTGGATGCAGGCGTGGGCACCGCTTCCGATGCAGCGATTGCCATGGAACTGGGCTGTGCCGGCGTGTTGATGAACACCGCCATTGCCAAGGCGAAAAACCCGGTGCAAATGGCGCGTGCCATGCGTTTGGCTACACAGGCAGGAAGGGAGGCCTTTCTTGCAGGTAGAATGCCGAAAAAGTTTTACACGGCCAGCCCCTCTTCCCCTGTGGAAGGCGTTATTTCTTCCAGCACAAAATGACAGACCAAACCCCTGACAATCCATTTCGCGACCAACACATCAAAAGTTTTGTGAAACGTCGGGGGCATATTTCCCGCGCCCAGGAAAGGGCCGTTGAAGAAGGCATGCCCAGGTGGGGCATTCCCTACAGCGCGCAAACGCCGATTGATTTCGAAGCGCAATGGGGCACCACTGGTCAGCCCAACTGGCTTGAAATAGGCTTTGGCATGGGTGAAACAACCGCCAAAATTGCGGCAGCCCATCCACAGGTGAACTACCTCGGGGTTGAAATCTACACCGCAGGCGTGGGTTCGTTGCTGAAAAAAATCGAAGAAGAAGGCATTGCCAACATTCGTGTCATTTCCCACGATGTGGTGGATGTACTGCGCGACATGATTCCCGACCACAGCCTGGACAAGGTGCTGCTATATTTTCCTGACCCCTGGCGCAAGGCCCGCCACCACAAGCGCAGGCTGATTCAACCGGAATTTGTGGCCAAGCTTGCCAAAAAAATGAAGCCCGGTGGCCTGCTGCACTGCGCCACCGACTGGGAAAACTACGCCCATCACATGCACGACGTGCTGAGCGTGGCCCCCGACTGGCAGAACACAGTCAGCACGCCCTTCTCGCCAAGACCTGAAGACCGCCCGCTGACCAAGTTTGAAAATCGGGGTTTGAAACTGGGTCACGGTGTCTGGGACCTGCTCTACCGGGTTCGTTAAATCCGTCAGCCTCACCAGTTTCGGGGAACTGAACAGTTACCTCCCCTCTTGCGGTATGTCACAGACCGCAGCGGTTTGATTTAATTGGGATCGATTCAAGCAACCTTGTGACGGCATGCTTTCAACACAACCAACCGGCTTGCTGCGTGCCCTTTTTTCCAAAAGGGCCAGCCTTTCACTGAACGCACGTACATTGCTGGTGTGTCTGGAGGCTCTCTTCGTGTTGTGTCTCTGCCTGTATGTCATCTTGAATAAGCAGATCGCCACCCAGCATGAAGACAAGATCGAGCGGCTGCTGTATGACAAGGCACTGGCCATTCACCAGGTCAACACCCCAGACACCAACACAGACACCCAATTCGCCCCGGTTTTTTACCACCAGGGCAACCTGCAGGAAGCACAGTTCACACAGCACTGGCCCAAAGCCTGTCACCCTGTATCCGCAGGCGCCACTTCAAAAATTCAGCAATTCAGGTGCGAAAATGGTGTTCGTCTTCATGCCCTTCAAACCCAACTAAACCCCGAGCAGGTACAAAGCGCGCAGGTCACCCTGTGGGCAGTGCACACGGCTGGCCTTTCAATGCTGAGCATGCCTGTGCATGAAGCCATTGGGCTGGCCCTGCTGGTGTTGACCATCAGCGCACTGTGCAGCCGATGGATCAGCCATTCCATCACCCAGCCGCTTGCTGAAATTACCGCCAGCGCCGAACACATGTCAGCTGGCCACTACGACTGGCGACTCCCAGACAATCCGATACCGGAAATCAACCAGCTTGCCACCACCTTCAACCACATGGCCAAAAGCCTGCAGGAGAGGGACAAGGTCATTCGCCGCACCGCCTACAAAGACCAGTTGACCGGGCTGGACAACAGGGCCTTTCTCAGTCTCGCCTTGCGGGAACGAACACAATCCGCCCGAGAACCCCTGTCCATCGTGGTGTGGGGCATAGACAACCTGGACAACATCAACGAAGTACTGGGCCATGAAGTGGCCGACAAGGTGCTGGTGAAAGTTGCCCGCAAGGCGGCAAGGGTGTGCCGCGAAAACCTGGTTATCGCCCGGCTGGAAGGCAATGTATTTTGCATGCTGCTGCCCCGCGCCTTGCTGGAAGCAATGCTGAAAAAACACTGCATCAAGCGCTTGCTGCATGGTTCTTTGAGGGTTCAGAATTACCAGCTCGACATACAAAGCCATGCCGGGCTTGCGCACTATCCCGAACACGGTGAATGCCCCGACAGCCTGATGCGCCGCGCGGAAATTGCACGCCAGCTCGCCAAGAAAACACGGCAGACCTGCATTGTGTTTGAACCCCGTCTGGAACAGCGCTCGGCCAACAGGCTTGAACTGGTCGCGCAACTGCGCAAAGCCATCAACGAGCAGGAATTCTGCCTGTACTTTCAGCCCAAACTGAACCTGCGGACCAACAGCATCAACCAGGCCGAAGCCCTTTTGCGCTGGAACCACCCCACGCGCGGCGTCATTGCCCCCGGTGGTTTCATAGAATTGGCTGAACAAACCGGCATGATCAAGGAAATCACGCGGCTGGTTTTTCGCCAAACCTACAGCATCATCGCCCTGTGTACGCAGCAAAACATTCGCCTGTCGCTCAACCTTTCCGCGCTCGACCTGGAAGACAACAGCCTGGTCGACTTTGTGTCGCAGTTGCATGAACAACAACCCGATGCCGCCCGCCACATGGTGCTGGAAATCACGGAAAGCGCGGCCATGCGCGACCCGGAACAGGCGCTGGAAATTCTCAACGAACTCGCAGCGATGGGATTTCAAATCTCGATTGATGATTTTGGTACCGGGTATTCCTCACTGGCTTACCTGAAACGCTTTCCAGTCACCGAGCTTAAAATCGACCGCTCACTGGTACAGGGGGCCGACCTTGACACTGACGGGCAAATCATTCTTGAATCCACCATCGAAATGGGCCACATCATGGGTTTGTTGGTCACCACCGAAGGCGTTGAGACACAAGCCGAATTTGACCTGGTCAAAAAACTGGGAGCCGATTATGTGCAGGGCTTCTGGTTGTCCAAGCCCATGCCGTTCGAGGAATTCAAGCTGAAACACCTTGTAGGCAACCACGACGAACTGGTCCCATACATTTAAACGCATATTTAGTTTTGTCTTTTCAAGCAAGTTTTACCTGATGTGCTGCGGCTTCGATATGATGTCGTGATGACAATTCACACAAAGCAGCATCCCGTGAAAATGAAACAATTCGACGTTGCAATCATCGGCAGCGGCCTGGCCGGCCTGACCACAGCCCTGCAACTGGCAGACAAACTCAAAGTGGCCATCATCTGCAAACGATCCGTCTCCGACTCGGCTAGCCGCTGGGCACAAGGGGGCATCGCCGCGGTTCGCGACCCCGCAGACAGCGTGGAAGAACACGTTCAGGACACCCTGGTGGCCGGTGGTGGGCTGTGTGAACGCGATGCCGTGCAGTTCATTCTTGAAAATGCATCCAAATCAATTGACTGGCTGGTTGAACAGGGCGTGCCCTTCTCTCGCGAAGACGAAGAAGGCCCCAGTAACACAGAGCCCAACGGTTTTCACCTGACGCGCGAAGGTGGCCACAGCCGCCGGCGCATCCTGCACGTGGCCGATGCCACGGGCGACGCCGTACAGAACACGCTGGAAGCCAAAGCGCGCAACCACCCCAACATTGAATTGTTCGAGCACCACATGGTGATCGACCTCATCACGGGCGACCGTCTGAGCGAAAAAAAGGCCGGCATTCTCGGTGCCTACATTCTGGATGAACAATCTCAGCGTGTACTCACCCTGACCTGCCCCTACATCGTGCTGGCCTGTGGTGGCGCAGGCAAGGTGTACAACTACACCACAAACCCCGACACAGCCACCGGCGATGGCATTGCCATGGCCTGGCGCGCGGGCTGCCGAATTTCCAATATGGAATTCATCCAGTTCCACCCGACCTGCCTGTACCACCCCTATGCCAAAAGCTTTTTGATTACCGAAGCCGTACGGGGCGAAGGTGGCCTGCTCAAGCTGCCGGATGGCACCCGCTTCATGCCCGAACACGACGAGCGCGCCGAACTGGCACCGCGCGACGTGGTGGCGCGCGCCATCGACTTTGAAATGAAAAAGCGCGGCCTGGATTGCGTGTACCTGGACATCAGCCACGAGCCCGAAGAAAAGCTGAAAAAACACTTCCCGACCATTTACAAGCGCTGCCTTGAACTGGGCATCGACATCACCAAGCAAGGCATTCCGGTGGTGCCAGCGGCCCACTACACCTGTGGTGGCGTAGTGACCGATCACAATGCGCGAACTGACATTCCCGGCTTGTATGCCGTCGGCGAAACAGCCTATACCGGCCTTCACGGTGCAAACCGGCTGGCCAGCAACAGCCTGCTGGAATGCGTGGTACTGGGCCAGGCTGCAGCCAACCACATTCTCACCAAACCCCACCGCGAAACCATGGGCCTGCCCGATTGGGATGAAAGCAGGGTGACCGACCCCGACGAAGAAGTGGTGATTTCACACAATTGGGCCGAACTTCGCCAAACCATGTGGAACTACGTGGGCATTGTGCGCACCGACAAACGCCTGGAACGTGCCCAGCACCGCATTCAACTGCTGCGTGAGGAAATTTTGGAGTTCTACAGCAACTTCCGGGTGAGCCGCGATTTGCTTGAACTGCGAAACCTGGTGGATGTGGCAGATCTGATTGTGACCAGCGCCCTGAGCCGCAAGGAAAGCCGCGGGCTGCATTACAGCAGCGACTACCCGGGCACCTTGCCCAAGGCATTTCCGACGGTGTTGCAGCGACCGAAAAAGCGTTAAGTCTGACGTCTGTTAAGGACACCGCGCGGCGTGCCTTGTCCGTTGCGCGAGTTGTACCAGGCTTCTGTTTAGGCCTCCCCAGCGTGCCTTGCCCAATCCCGCATTGATCGCGAAGCCTCTGCTATATGCCTTCCCAGCGTGCCTTGCTCAATCCTGCACAGAAAACCGCTTAATCCCTTGTTGAATTGATTCTTGCTCACCGAATCAGGCAAAACACACGGCCTGATTCGGAGTCGGCTTGCAGCCGAACGCAGCGAATCAATTCCACCGGGACGGTTTTCTTGAATGTGCAGGACAAGCAAGTGCACTGCCGGGAGGCTTACTCACAACCGGTTCGCGCAGGCGACTGCTTAAGAGCCGCGCCGATGGATATCATCACCAGTGCAAGCCCCTCAACACTGGCGGACGACTCACTGCCGCAGGAGCGAATTAACCGCCACATGCCATTGCGCCGCCAGTGCCAACCAGTCGCAATTGTTGCCCACTCGCGCAAGATCACAATCAAGGTCGGTGTTTGCCCAGTCAGCGCGAATTCCAGTCGCTTGCCATTCAAGAAAACCTGCCCGTTTGAATTCACATGCGACGTTCGGCTGCAAGCCGGCAACACACTCGACCGTCTTTTTTGTCGAGTGTGTTGAGTCAGTGTGAATTTCAAAAAGGGATCAACAGGTTTTCAGGCAAGCGACTGGAATTCGCGCTGACTGGGCTTTTCATACCCGCAGGTGGTTGCTCACAATTCGCGCCGAGTGCGCACAAACTGCACCGAGGCATGCAATCCAGCGGAGATTGACGCTTAATCCAGCACTCGCAGTGAATAGTCCACCGCCGCAATGTCCTTGGTCAACGAACCAATCGAAATGCGGTCAACGCCAGTTTCGGCAATGGCCCGTACCGTGTGTTCATTGACCCCACCCGAGGCTTCCAGAATAGCGCGCCCTTGGTTCAGTTCAACCGCGACCCGCATAGCTTCCAAACCAAAGTTGTCTAGCAACACTGACTTGGCGCCAGCCTGCAGGGCTTCTTCCAGTTGCACCAGGCTTTCCACTTCGATTTGAACCGACACATGGGCAGCCCCCAAGGCGTCGGCATTGGCCAGCACTTGCGCAATACCGCCCGCCGCGGCAATGTGGTTTTCCTTGATCAAAATGCCGTCGTACAAAGCCAGTCGCTGATTCAGACCACCGCCCACGCGCACTGCATATTTTTGGGCCAGACGCATGCCGGGCAAAGTTTTACGAGTATCCAGAATAGACGACTTGGTGCCTTCGATCAGTTGCACAAAGTGACGGGTTCGTGTGGCCACAGCGCTCAGCGACTGAAGGTAATTCATGGCAGAACGTTCTGCCGTCAGCAAAGGGCGCGCAAAGGCTTCAATCTCACAGACCACCGTCCCCGGCTGCACTTCCTGACCTTCCGGCACCTGCCAACGCACCAATGCGTCCGCACACAAAGCGTTGAACACCCCGTTGAACCAGTCCTGCCCGCACACCACGGCCTTGTCGCGGCACAGCAATTGCGCCTTGCAACGCTTGCCTTCCGGCACCAGCAAACCGGTCCAGTCGGTGTTGCCCATGTCTTCGGCAATCGCGTCGTGTACATTTTTCAGCAAGGCCAGTTCAAGCGCAGGTCCGAATGATTGAAACAGTTCTGAACGGCTCATGCTGGTCCCACTCCCTTGTGCGCCTGTTCCAAACGGGCTTGTCCACGCGGGCCGGAAATACCATGTACTTTCGCAAAGTCGAGCATGCGGTCAATGCATCGGTAAGCCTGTTTTCCCAAATCAGGGTCAACGTGCACTTCGCCAAGCCCGGTATCAAAACCGGTTTTCAGCACATCCCGCAGGTTCTTCAGGCCGTTCATAGCCATCCACGGGCAATGCGCACAGCTTTTACACGTGGCGGAATTGCCTGCAGTGGGGGCTTCAATCAGCATTTTTCCAGGCGCCAGTTGGCGCATCTTGTGAAGAATGCCATTGTCGGTGGCCACAATAAAGGTGTTAACTCCCGGGGTTTGCGTGGCCTTGATCATTTGCGTGGTTGAACCCACCACATCTGCCAATGCCACAACATCAGCCGGGGATTCTGGGTGCACCAGCACCATGGCATCAGGATGCAGGGCTTTCAACATGACCAGTTCTTCGGCCTTGAATTCATCATGCACCAGGCATGAACCCTGCCACAGCAGCATGTCTGCCCCGGTCTGCGTCTGAATGTATTGCCCCAAGTGCCGGTCAGGTGCCCAAATGATTTTGTGCCCTTGGTCATGCAAGTGGCCAACAATGTCCAGCGCAATGCTGGAGGTAACCATCCA
The nucleotide sequence above comes from Limnobacter thiooxidans. Encoded proteins:
- the nadC gene encoding carboxylating nicotinate-nucleotide diphosphorylase; its protein translation is MSRSELFQSFGPALELALLKNVHDAIAEDMGNTDWTGLLVPEGKRCKAQLLCRDKAVVCGQDWFNGVFNALCADALVRWQVPEGQEVQPGTVVCEIEAFARPLLTAERSAMNYLQSLSAVATRTRHFVQLIEGTKSSILDTRKTLPGMRLAQKYAVRVGGGLNQRLALYDGILIKENHIAAAGGIAQVLANADALGAAHVSVQIEVESLVQLEEALQAGAKSVLLDNFGLEAMRVAVELNQGRAILEASGGVNEHTVRAIAETGVDRISIGSLTKDIAAVDYSLRVLD
- the thiD gene encoding bifunctional hydroxymethylpyrimidine kinase/phosphomethylpyrimidine kinase is translated as MTQTVPLVLTFSASDPTAGAGLQADALTIAALGAHPLTVLTGLTAQNTVGVKRFEACAADWIDDQFHALLEDGIAPSAIKTGVLGSVAAVAAVLRAKQLWPNVPLVVDPVRASGRGDSFGGQALFDGFRNELFPVVDLLTPNWPEAQAFTGAVTVDEAGARLLQMGCKAVLLKGEHLDSGDVVNRLYVQGQTVLAYPCERLPAQYHGSGCTLASACAVGLGQGLTVKDAVELGLEYTWQALNYGFVVGQGQLIPDRMHLMQHLGEEDDEEASDEHQ
- a CDS encoding bifunctional diguanylate cyclase/phosphodiesterase, which translates into the protein MLSTQPTGLLRALFSKRASLSLNARTLLVCLEALFVLCLCLYVILNKQIATQHEDKIERLLYDKALAIHQVNTPDTNTDTQFAPVFYHQGNLQEAQFTQHWPKACHPVSAGATSKIQQFRCENGVRLHALQTQLNPEQVQSAQVTLWAVHTAGLSMLSMPVHEAIGLALLVLTISALCSRWISHSITQPLAEITASAEHMSAGHYDWRLPDNPIPEINQLATTFNHMAKSLQERDKVIRRTAYKDQLTGLDNRAFLSLALRERTQSAREPLSIVVWGIDNLDNINEVLGHEVADKVLVKVARKAARVCRENLVIARLEGNVFCMLLPRALLEAMLKKHCIKRLLHGSLRVQNYQLDIQSHAGLAHYPEHGECPDSLMRRAEIARQLAKKTRQTCIVFEPRLEQRSANRLELVAQLRKAINEQEFCLYFQPKLNLRTNSINQAEALLRWNHPTRGVIAPGGFIELAEQTGMIKEITRLVFRQTYSIIALCTQQNIRLSLNLSALDLEDNSLVDFVSQLHEQQPDAARHMVLEITESAAMRDPEQALEILNELAAMGFQISIDDFGTGYSSLAYLKRFPVTELKIDRSLVQGADLDTDGQIILESTIEMGHIMGLLVTTEGVETQAEFDLVKKLGADYVQGFWLSKPMPFEEFKLKHLVGNHDELVPYI
- a CDS encoding thiazole synthase, yielding MQNTQDTWKVGSREFTSRLLVGTGKYASLDETREAITESGAEIVTVAIRRTNIGQNAGEASLLDYIPPSQFTYLPNSAGCYTAKDAVRTLRLGRELLDGHNLCKLEVLGDPTNLYPDMEETLIAAKELVADGFDVMVYCSDDPIYARKLEDVGCLAIMPLASLIGSGMGILNPWNINLILEKAQVPVIVDAGVGTASDAAIAMELGCAGVLMNTAIAKAKNPVQMARAMRLATQAGREAFLAGRMPKKFYTASPSSPVEGVISSSTK
- the arsS gene encoding arsenosugar biosynthesis radical SAM (seleno)protein ArsS (Some members of this family are selenoproteins.), whose amino-acid sequence is MHSVVHLLKSTTFPSVKRLNLETIQVNLGYLCNQSCTHCHVNAGPNRTELMQDEQIDQLIVLMNQGWVKKLDLTGGAPEMNPRFKRLVVAARKAGVHVIDRCNLTILSEPGYEDLAQFLADNEVEIFASLPCYLEDNVDKQRGKGVFDASIAGLQKLNALGYGDKLNLTLVFNPQGPALPPPQEALEADYKAVLFEKFGIRFTGLVTITNMPIARFGSTLISKGTFETYMNTLKGAYRESNLAAVMCRSLVSIDYEGTLYDCDFNQQLGWPVRDSSGKAMTLSDLTRNALDTIDVVVGDHCYGCTAGQGSSCGGALAA
- a CDS encoding rubredoxin codes for the protein MNTWICLICGWVYDEAAGLPEEGIAPGTKWDDVPPNWVCPECGARKEDFEMTQI
- the nadB gene encoding L-aspartate oxidase, coding for MKQFDVAIIGSGLAGLTTALQLADKLKVAIICKRSVSDSASRWAQGGIAAVRDPADSVEEHVQDTLVAGGGLCERDAVQFILENASKSIDWLVEQGVPFSREDEEGPSNTEPNGFHLTREGGHSRRRILHVADATGDAVQNTLEAKARNHPNIELFEHHMVIDLITGDRLSEKKAGILGAYILDEQSQRVLTLTCPYIVLACGGAGKVYNYTTNPDTATGDGIAMAWRAGCRISNMEFIQFHPTCLYHPYAKSFLITEAVRGEGGLLKLPDGTRFMPEHDERAELAPRDVVARAIDFEMKKRGLDCVYLDISHEPEEKLKKHFPTIYKRCLELGIDITKQGIPVVPAAHYTCGGVVTDHNARTDIPGLYAVGETAYTGLHGANRLASNSLLECVVLGQAAANHILTKPHRETMGLPDWDESRVTDPDEEVVISHNWAELRQTMWNYVGIVRTDKRLERAQHRIQLLREEILEFYSNFRVSRDLLELRNLVDVADLIVTSALSRKESRGLHYSSDYPGTLPKAFPTVLQRPKKR
- the trmB gene encoding tRNA (guanosine(46)-N7)-methyltransferase TrmB, giving the protein MTDQTPDNPFRDQHIKSFVKRRGHISRAQERAVEEGMPRWGIPYSAQTPIDFEAQWGTTGQPNWLEIGFGMGETTAKIAAAHPQVNYLGVEIYTAGVGSLLKKIEEEGIANIRVISHDVVDVLRDMIPDHSLDKVLLYFPDPWRKARHHKRRLIQPEFVAKLAKKMKPGGLLHCATDWENYAHHMHDVLSVAPDWQNTVSTPFSPRPEDRPLTKFENRGLKLGHGVWDLLYRVR
- the nadA gene encoding quinolinate synthase NadA, which gives rise to MNQVDIKPVEFDLPNQANPSLSCKPSQAWARVPAQPDAQERASLKAEIKELLKARDAVLVAHYYVNAELQDLAEETGGCVSDSLEMARFGRESKQQNLVVAGVRFMGETSKILNPEKRVFMPDLDATCSLDLGCPSAEFNAFCDQHPDRTVVVYANTSAAVKARADWMVTSSIALDIVGHLHDQGHKIIWAPDRHLGQYIQTQTGADMLLWQGSCLVHDEFKAEELVMLKALHPDAMVLVHPESPADVVALADVVGSTTQMIKATQTPGVNTFIVATDNGILHKMRQLAPGKMLIEAPTAGNSATCKSCAHCPWMAMNGLKNLRDVLKTGFDTGLGEVHVDPDLGKQAYRCIDRMLDFAKVHGISGPRGQARLEQAHKGVGPA
- the thiS gene encoding sulfur carrier protein ThiS, with product MQVTVNGENREMPENSTVAQLVEALELTGKRIAVELNGEIVPKSQHAATPIQPGASLEIVVAVGGG